In Phaseolus vulgaris cultivar G19833 chromosome 10, P. vulgaris v2.0, whole genome shotgun sequence, a single genomic region encodes these proteins:
- the LOC137818961 gene encoding cytochrome P450 CYP82D47-like, with translation MQENSDPINKCPISVYTINPPTMDPSSYVQASVVAGILALLIAYKVFRFFTSPNESTKRKKGTKIPEPYGALPFIGHLHLLNARIPYFRTFSAMAEKYGPIFCVKLGCHPTIVVNSREIAKECLTTNDRVFASRPNTTGGRLMGYNNAIFGLAPYGNYWREIRKMAVLEILSSYRLEKLKHVRDTETFSLVKDLYSSMSSPKNVKGSTEVAISNLLEHTTFNIIVRMIAGKRFGGDTVNQEDNEAWKLRKSIRDSTYLFGVFVVADAIPSLSWFDFQGYVSFMKRTAKQTDLILQKWMEEHLRDRVRDGKCERDFMDVMISTFEEQEEICGYKKETVIKATAMLLILTGSGSTAMTLTWALSLLLNHPKVLKVALQELDTHVGKERWVEESDIKNLNYLHAIIKETLRLYPPAPLTGIREVMEDCSLVGYHVPKGTRLLINLWNLQRDPEVWANPNEFQPERFLSSHRDIDFMSQDFELIPFSFGRRSCPGMAFGLQVTHLTLARLLQGFHICLKDGAEVDMTEGLGVALPKEQPLRVMLQPRLPLELYQSL, from the exons ATGCAAGAGAATTCAGATCCTATAAATAAATGTCCAATTAGTGTGTACACAATTAATCCTCCAACAATGGATCCATCTTCCTATGTCCAAGCTTCTGTTGTTGCAGGAATCTTAGCTTTGTTAATTGCATACAAAGTGTTTAGGTTCTTTACATCTCCCAATGAATCTACTAAACGAAAAAAGGGTACCAAAATACCAGAACCTTATGGTGCTTTACCTTTCATAGGGCACCTCCATCTTCTCAATGCCAGAATACCCTATTTCAGGACCTTTTCAGCCATGGCTGAGAAATATGGTCCAATCTTCTGTGTCAAACTGGGTTGCCACCCCACCATAGTGGTGAACAGCAGGGAAATTGCCAAGGAGTGCCTCACAACAAACGACAGAGTTTTTGCCTCAAGGCCAAACACTACTGGAGGGAGACTCATGGGTTACAACAATGCAATATTTGGCCTTGCCCCTTACGGAAACTACTGGCGTGAGATTAGAAAAATGGCTGTTCTTGAGATTTTATCAAGCTACAGGCTTGAGAAGCTGAAGCACGTGAGAGACACTGAAACATTCTCTCTTGTGAAGGACTTGTACTCATCAATGTCGTCCCCAAAGAACGTGAAGGGCTCAACTGAAGTGGCTATAAGCAATCTATTGGAGCACACCACCTTCAATATAATTGTGAGGATGATCGCTGGGAAGAGATTTGGAGGGGACACGGTTAACCAAGAAGATAATGAGGCATGGAAGCTGAGGAAGTCCATAAGAGATTCCACGTATTTGTTTGGTGTTTTTGTGGTGGCTGATGCAATTCCATCTCTTAGCTGGTTTGATTTCCAAGGGTACGTGAGTTTCATGAAAAGAACAGCTAAGCAAACTGACCTCATTCTGCAGAAATGGATGGAAGAACATTTGAGAGATAGAGTAAGAGATGGGAAATGTGAAAGGGACTTCATGGATGTTATGATCTCAACGTTCGAAGAGCAAGAAGAGATTTGTGGCTATAAGAAAGAGACTGTTATCAAAGCAACAGCAATG CTTCTTATCCTTACTGGTTCAGGAAGCACAGCTATGACACTAACATGGGCACTGTCATTGCTCCTAAACCATCCAAAGGTTCTGAAGGTGGCCCTACAAGAATTGGACACCCACGTAGGAAAAGAAAGATGGGTTGAAGAATCTGACATTAAAAATCTCAATTATCTCCATGCCATTATCAAAGAGACCCTTCGTTTATATCCACCAGCACCCTTAACAGGAATCAGGGAGGTCATGGAAGATTGCTCTCTGGTAGGGTACCATGTCCCAAAGGGGACACGTTTGCTTATAAACTTATGGAACTTGCAAAGGGACCCAGAAGTATGGGCTAACCCCAATGAGTTTCAGCCAGAGAGGTTCCTGAGCAGTCATAGAGACATTGATTTTATGAGTCAGGACTTTGAGTTGATTCCATTTAGCTTTGGAAGAAGGTCATGCCCTGGCATGGCATTTGGGCTACAAGTGACTCACTTGACCTTGGCTCGGTTGCTTCAAGGGTTTCATATTTGCTTAAAAGATGGTGCTGAGGTTGATATGACTGAAGGGTTAGGAGTGGCTTTGCCCAAGGAACAACCACTTCGAGTTATGCTCCAACCACGTCTTCCATTGGAGCTTTATCAAAGCCTCTGA
- the LOC137819137 gene encoding uncharacterized protein, with amino-acid sequence MKTLSKVAITLLSMMMLLPSTTHSIVVESNESYIKSATFLSEEFEVGPGKIAVKTLLDIDFPKGHIGVKSFDVEVVDEDGKSVPLYEAYLHHWFAVKYIENITMSHYIKQSHDLRNGIEFERNDGMCQGFLLPHYWGLGGESRGTSSNLPNPFAVELGNPTKLKDGFKEKWLFSIMVIDTRGAHDRKGCSECRCKLLNLPKNFYNVTMGINGQLLPRNYKGGLFCCQDNLQCKLRNDFHGPTRKLSLRYKIRWVDWDEHQMPLRFYILDSTDRVRSNGSTLIHDCQAEYTIPRNHNSDSPHVKKANIPMTKGGYLIYGTAHMHTGVVNTTLYGQDRRVLCTSNPKYGTGKEAGNENGYLVGMSVCYPKPGSIKIKDGEILTLESIYENKFRTGAMGHFYIYLADQIPNKNLTI; translated from the exons ATGAAGACTCTCTCTAAAGTAGCAATAACTTTATTATCAATGATGATGTTGCTTCCTAGCACAACACACTCAATTGTTGTAGAGTCCAATGAAAGCTATATCAAATCAGCTACTTTTTTGTCCGAAGAGTTTGAAGTGGGACCAGGAAAAATTGCAGTGAAAACATTATTAGATATTGACTTTCCAAAGGGTCACATTGGGGTCAAAAGTTTTGATGTTGAAGTAGTTGATGAAGATGGTAAATCTGTACCTTTGTATGAAGCTTACCTTCATCATTGGTTTGCTGTAAAATATATTGAGAATATCACCATGTCACACTACATTAAACAATCTCACGACCTTCGCAATGGTATCGAATTCGAAAGGAATGATGGTATGTGCCAAGGTTTTTTGCTTCCACATTATTGGGGCTTGGGAGGAGAATCACGAGGAACATCCTCAAATCTTCCAAATCCTTTTGCAGTTGAATTAGGTAATCCTACAAAATTAAAGGATGGGTTTAAAGAAAAATGGTTATTTAGCATCATGGTTATTGATACCCGTGGTGCACATGATAGAAAAGGTTGTTCAGAGTGTAGGTGTAAGCTTTTAAATCTCCCAAAGAACTTTTACAATGTTACAATGGGCATTAATGGTCAATTATTGCCAAGAAATTATAAAGGAGGACTATTTTGTTGTCAAGACAACTTACAGTGCAAATTAAGAAATGATTTCCATGGCCCAACAAGAAAGCTTTCCCTAAGATACAAAATAAGGTGGGTTGATTGGGATGAACACCAAATGCCTCTTAGGTTCTATATACTTGATTCAACTGATCGTGTAAGATCAAATGGTTCTACACTAATTCATGATTGTCAG GCAGAATATACTATTCCAAGAAATCATAATAGTGATTCCCCTCACGTTAAGAAAGCAAACATCCCAATGACAAAAGGTGGCTATCTTATATATGGCACTGCTCATATGCACACCGGTGTTGTCAATACTACTTTATATGGACAG GATCGAAGGGTTTTATGCACTTCAAATCCAAAATATGGAACTGGAAAAGAAGCAGGAAATGAAAATGGTTACCTAGTTGGAATGTCAGTTTGCTATCCAAAACCTGGTTCTATCAAGATTAAAGACGGCGAAATTCTAACATTAGAATCCATATACGAAAACAAGTTTCGTACTGGGGCTATGGGgcatttctatatttatttggCAGATCAAATACCAAACAAAAATTTGACAATTTGA